The DNA region ccagagcccgAGCACCACCCTTACATCTGGTTCAGCCTTCACTGGCCTACACTCGATTAGTCGTGTCTGATCTATCCATGCAATCTGATCTATTCATACAGTCTGTTGGACTAAACCAATTATGCCAATCACATACATCTGTTTCTATATACTTTATGTATTATATCGTCTAAAATGTCAACCATTGTAAATACCAAATGCCGTTGTTTATTCAATTCGGCTCTGACAGAAGACATTTCTCGCGCATATCGGCAAATGTCTCGGCTCATAGTGTATTTCCGGTTTCAAGTGGTTCTTCCAGCCTGGTGGCGAACgcgtgtctgcatgtgttgaaaaagtacacacaaacaataatgCATTTTTGTTGTCATTACATCGGTTTTTAAGGACAAACTTTGTTATTTCGGTCTGAAGACAATACCTATTTTGTGGATACGTTAATCAAAGGCAGACATGGTAAGAATTTGACTGTTGTCGACGTGTAGGCATTTAACTAGCATGCAGCTAACGTGTGGAGTGGGCTATCATGCTAAACATCAACTGTTACATTTCGTTATTTTGTAGCGGCGAACATTTAACTTTGTTCATGGTAATAATGTCAGGTCAATGTGTCATCCGTACTTTCGTATGACAAAGTAATGGTAGTATTGTGCATCATTGTGCATAATGATAGTCAGTGCTGGATTATCGTATTATTGTGCATCGTTCAACTCCATCGTTACATGTGGATCAGCtactttcgtgtgtgtgtgtgtgtgtgtgtgtgtgtgtgtgtgtgtgtgtgtgtgtgtgtcgcccacataacctcctcttcctcctatatGATCATTTGTCGTTGGCTTGACTGTTTATTTTGACTTGACTGTTTATTTTGATTCCATGATAATGTAGTGTGCTACACTACATAGATAACACTATTATGTAGGTAGTAGTATAGTGTTGCCATcacctggtggtggtggtggtggtggtggtgatggtgatggtgatgtatGCCCCTTCTATAAGTAAACACTATGTGATCTCATCTTTCCTCAGCCACACAAGAAGAAGAGGTCGTTTATCGATAAGAAGAATGCGGTGTCCTTCCACCTCGTCCACAGGAGTCAGAGAGACCCCCTGGCAGCGGACGAGAAGGCTCCTCAGCATGTGCTCCTGCCGGCCGCCTCAAAGGTACGAGCAAGAGTTGGCAGCAGACATCCATAGCGCACCATGCTCCCTGCTTACAgcaatagatagatacatagatagatacatacatgcatagatacatgcatagatagatagatagatacaaagATACAAAGAtacatagacagatagatagatagatactttattgatccccaagttTTCAAGGATTCCAACTTAGTTCTCCTTAGAGCAGGTCTTTGGAATGAAATGGACACTGGTTCAGTGCTAATCTTTCAAAGGGCTTTTTTTCTTTATCATGACGGCTTTTTCATTTAATCTCGTTTAAGTTCCTCAATAATATGTATAAATAATGGTAAGACTTGTTGCTCTCATGCTGGCCTAGGATACTATCGCACGGTCAGACAGCCTGTGCGTACTTTTTGCCTTTTTGCGGGTTAATACTGCATTCTTTTACCACATCTGCAACAGTTGTTTGGAACTGATATTGatacctcccctcccccttcatctccctctccaccccctctcactctctctctctctctctctctctctctctctctctctctctctctctctctctctctctgtccatccgtTGGTCCAGGTGGAGGTTGAGAAGCGGCGTGACGAGCAGCGGGAGTTCGGCGTGTTCTTCGATGACGACTACAACTACCTGCAGCACCTGAGGGAGGTGGCTCCGGCCACGGAGCTGGTGGCCTCCAGCCTCCCCCAGAGGAAACCCGTCGCCCCGCACGTCCGAGAGGAGGACGATGACGGCGAGGCGGACGGCAgcgacgaagaggaggaggtggacgtCCAAGTTATTCCGGTAAGGAGGAGAGATGGTTGTTTTGCTCGTCTTTATCTCTTGGCGGAGGTCTGGGTATTTACTGATAACTGTTGTTGTTTCTGCTGTGCGTTTGAAATGGTGATGTTTTAGAGAGAACTTTTAAAGCATGTTTGGGTCCGATGTGACTGTAGAGACTCGTCCTGTCTTGACGTTTATAAGGTTTGGAAAATGCATATGTGCTACGTCTcactgggaaaaaaagagaccaaACATGTCAGTCTTTATCAATGGCTGCATTGATGGCTGCAGTTGAGCTAGTCAGTAGTCAGTGACTTCTCATAAGAACCCTTTTGACAAAGACGATTTatgactgaatgactgaatCTGGATTTGATGTGAAGTCATCTGCAGTGAGGCAGGACGGTAAATGCCTCCAGTTCACCTGACaagacacacagaacagaacgATTCAGAAAGCAAAGCTAGTCTTCCCTCTTCAGGTTTCCCTCACTTGCACCTCTCCCTGGTCATTAACCCCCCGCCTCGGTGGtcctcatctgtctctctgtcccacagGCTGCGTCGATCAACCTGCCCTCTTCAGTATTCGCCTCCGAGTTCGAGGAGAAGGTGGGGCTGCTCAACAAAGCTGCCCCCATATCAGGTGAGGATGACCCCACTAAactggaactacttcatagtaTCTGAAAGTTAATTGTTCTAAAGAGTGCATCACAGTAGGAAATCCATCTTAGCAGTAGTATAAAACATGTTATCAACATATCACACTAGTGGTACAAACAGACATTGATATAAGAGGCTACATGTGAATGGGAAGTAAATGGAAGTTAGCAGTTGAATTTGTGTTCAAATGTGTGTATAAAAAATGTGTCTGCCTCAGCAGTGGACAGAGGAAAAGCTTAGAAATACAGCACCACAGAATACACGGGAGAAAGTCTCGATTATGGGTGAGAGACAGTTGCCGTGGATACCTTGTGTAAGAATGATTTCTGACCAATAGGGCCCCGGCTGGACATGGACCCCGACATCGTGGCCGCTCTGGACGACGACTTCGATTACGACGACCCTGAGAACATGCTAGATGATGACTTCATCGTCAAGGCCAACACAGCCTCAGGGTAGGTGTAGTGgagagttctttttttttagttcatGATCACTCACTGCTTACAGATTGTGTCTATCAGAGTGTGAATAAGAAGGATTAAGCTATTCAGTTCTGGAGTGAAGATTGGATTGGATGTTATGCATTACTTTTATTTGAAATGGCAGTCAGAAGCAGAAAAGATATTTATTTCCAGATATGCTGTGACCATATCCCCTCTTACGGAAACTATAATAGACAATTGCGTACATTTGTGCTGAATTTGTTTGATTTTTGCGTACGAGGGGAGGACCCTACACTCTTAAAGTGCATATTTGTATCCAAATAGGGACAGCACAGTTTCATTAAATAATATGTGTTGAAATAGCACAAACTtgcattgaaaacaacacaacttgcgttgttgttgttttttttttaacacatctgtgtccagatagggacaacgcattttttttaaatcaccatTCTGTCTCATCCGCAGCGGTGGTGCTAAAGACGACGATGACGATGAGTGGGAGGACACGGACGACGAAGATGAgagtggtgaggaggaggaaggcgaCTGCGACTCGATGGGCGGCCGGTCGTACGACGGCGACGAGGAGGGCCGACAGGAGTTCCTGTTCATGAAGGAGGAGACGAGGAGCCGCTTCACCGAGTACTCGCTCACCTCGTCCGTCATGCGGCGCAACGAGCAGCTCACGCTGCTGGACGACCGCTTCGAGAAGGTCCGCACCAAGCTGCCCACTTCATTTAATAAAtatttatgttattattattatcattattaatagtATTAGAttagaagtagtagtagtagtagtagacctttacttctgctgctgctgctactactactactactactaataataataataataataataatgataatgataatgataacaataataataataataataatagtttctTGGATTTATAGTGCTTTTGTTGCCTTATAGTGCACTAGGGGAAAAAATAACAGAACGGAAAAACACTGAATAAAAAATTAACGGCTTAAGCAAAAGTCGCTACATGCTGTGGTCATCTGTTGGGTTTTGAAGTCCAGATATGTGGAGGACGGGATGTCAGCTGGGTTCTTTTGATTCAGAGCATTGAGGCTGCTTGTATTTGGTGACtggaactttgtgtgtgtgtgtgtgtgttttctcgtTCAGTTCTTCGAGCagtttgatgatgatgagatCGGAGCACTGGACAACGCAGAGCTGGAGGGCTTCATCAACCCCGACAGCGTACGACTGCAAGAGGTGCTCAATGACTACTTCAAACAGAGGGAgcaggagtaagtgtgtgtgtgtgtgtgtgtcttcttagTGGCAGTGAGATAGTGTTTCATATGCGTGCAAAAGTGTGATTGCCACTTTTTAATTTGACTCAGTTTGGCTCCACATTTTTCTATCCTCACTACAGTAACTTGTTATGCAGAAAACTGCACCAGTTTCCCATAACTTTAAAACTTGGGATTCATGTGTTTTTATCTTCCAAACTCCTCCATCTTTTCACCTCATTTTCCTAACCAagttctgtagtgtgtgtgtgggacccaGGGGGGTCTTGGACGATTTGAGTGTGATTTATTGCACATCCAGAAGAATACAGTTGAGTCACAATATTTGGAAAATGGGGCATTATGGGAACAAAAGTGGTGATTTATAAAAGAAAATCAGGCCGGGGCACGTGCCCCCTTTCTGTTAATGGGCATGACGACTCTGATGGGACCTCGCAGAAACACTGTGTCCTCGAGTAAACaatcacacaggaaacactATACGGACTGAATGAGCTCAATAAGAGAGTGTCGGTCATTACATCCTCCACAAGCTGTTGTGAGTGCAAAATGCCTTTCCATAACTGGATAATCAATCAAAAATGGCTTAATCTCTTGCTTTGCTCAATTCAAAGTGGCCCAGATGAAAGTGCCTTGCCATAAATTATTCATCGCTTTTAGTAAAGTTAACCTGACCTTCATAATTGAAGGGAGGAGACGGTTGTTGATGAACACATGATTGGACATTGAtactgaacaaacacacacacacacacacacacacccacacacactcccccactcccccattCAGGCTTCCTTGGGGGTACTACCAACTGCAGacgacaggtacacacactactgcattcAACTTCAGTATCCAATGCTAAGTAATTTGCTGGCCTGTGTTTACCTCAGCTGTCAGAAGCTAGATGACCTCGGCCCCAAGGGGCTTGAAGGCatcgaggaagaggaggacgaagaggaagagcaggagatgGAGACTATCGTGGTCGAACCTCCGGCTGAGAAGTGGGACTGTGAATCCATCATCAGTGAGTTTCAATGCGTCTTTGGCTGTTTGtggtagtgtgtctgtgtctgtgtgtgtgtgtctgtacatggattaaagttttccgtcatatgacggatttccgtcaaccggaggcgctagaggtcaatcatgagattgatgcagatccggggagaaaatatttagagggggggggggggggggggggggggtgcggcgatatctcccttgcaagctgcagtgatggttacacctctttttgaaccctgttttgtgataggcctgtgttttagcctatgttaaaatcttcgttgtgcaaataaataaataaataaataaatgcgttcgtgcaactgcgttgatgaacattaggctactactaggctactaccactattaggctgctactactaataataatcatcatcatcatcatcataatgatacaataataaacgagagaaaggccaattgaaacagatgaaagaacagtcttgatttatagcctaggctactttggagccgcatgcttaacagcctattaggcttttgtaggttaaacaagctttgcagaagttcaggaaagctgtcgttttttcggtttaattagtctatgatttgagctaattattcttcataaaagtaaaatgaaaataaacagtagtttcGCCAGTTGAATAGCTTCAGGacagacatccacgcactagctgcgcaaagttctgcgttgtttgcgatgacttcttgtccgcacttgctagttccccgatctcatcaaattagacTACATAGAGGTCgccagtgttggggagcttaaagatgaatagtcaaaaagaccatggatatagcctactttcggtcattattaatagagtcgggtgcgcccgaaacgcagacagacaacggaaaagtgtgtctgcgccacgccactattaggctatcctactgtttagtttaactgctaatttctctaaaaagAATTATCGTAAGCCAACAAGGTTCATTTATAcaattcaaaaggatccagtagcttaggctatatgtctatacagtttgcctaatttgtcttcttcaaagaggAAGTCGTAGGTCCGCttccaataaacgaaacttatataataggagtcctatgactgacgcgtgttcttataaaaacgtcttgtcttccagttaatattcttgaatgtttattgtaacaaacagcacagttctcatacaattgacacgaccaacacggtcagaaataccgtggaactcctaacatttctgccgtgcatcacgttcttatccaacaactaaaacgtcttaaagtgacatgcacctttaattaaacaacatgtcacctaatcacactaagtaaagttacaccaaattatatcctgacatcagaaaacatcagaattctttagcatattacatttcaaatcaattattccaaatcttcaataacagaggcctatctgacgtTAACCTACtgtatggctgtgagttttaattgttttcatgcatgtctgataacaggtgaggaatgttttggagacatacatgcattttaggcataatgctggccctaatctctgactgaaagtgcacagaatgtatgcatttacataacagtatttaataaatgttctcgggggtgacagtaacaccccccaaccccctatttttttttttattttttttttattttttttggggggggggactcacttggggggggaggggggactcacttgcgtgtgtcaaatgttttttttttttttggacaaaaaattttcagtcagatgagtttttttcactttaatccatggtctgtagctgtgtgtctgtagctgttTCTCTGTAGCTGTTTCTCAAAACATCCTTGATAGAATCCTTTCTTTAGCGTCaggtgctagagagacaaggctacacaccttcccagtacctcCTCCAGCCGtaaagatcacatgcaatggagcAGACAAGCGATTGTGATACTGCACATCAAACCTGCACAAACTTCACAATGGGCGCActtacgtaagggataacggccgacgaggtgaccggttcgatggaaataatggctaggtggaggtctagaactccggcgacgtgcgaaggccgttatcccgcttatctcccgtttgtattcataacttGTATATTTAGaatagaacatagttttattccaccgttgcgtccgttaacatcgctaaaactgtcttgactgtgggactactttccgccacatatcaactttctacttgcaggacaaaactgccgttactatttctaaaatggctggttgctacggccaaaagccagtcgttagttctatctctcccgttgtcaagcggccatatcccaggattctgattaactttaacttggaaagatcgctacttttatagcctacatggcatccaactagctacaatccccctcgtcatatgctacaatgttactatggttctgcacgtctgtatttcagcttggatgcaacgtgacagttcatttaaacttcgcaacgagtgtggcgaattaatattcaagtgtgctacgggaactacttcaaaggtagcaggttatacgaagttaatggccaccccatcagccaatcagagaagagaattccattgttgagggagataatcaCAGATAAATCAATATCAAAAGTAATATTATCAAAACACAACTATTCATGCACTATGCATTTATGAGCATGCACAATAGCTTGATAGAATTACCTGAGCAAATGTTACGATGACATTAACAGAACACTTCAGAAATCGTattaagcctacatttaaacaCGTACAGCTTCTTTGCATCTTCtttcaatctccctctctctctttttattaaATCACACTGCCAGCGAATTTCTAATCGTCCATAGGCACGATAATGGGTATTTTCTGAATGCCGAGGATCCATCGGTGCATCCTCGAAAAAATCCTCACATAAATTCTCGGAACGAAAGACTCAGTACTTGATAGAATTTTAAAGAATCCTTTGGAatactttggaacagtgcttgacaaGATTCAATGACGTAACATCCTTGAAAAAGCGGCTTTGAAGGacccatccttgactttgagaaacagcctgcatgtctgtgtgcgcaAGAGTTTGAAAGAGAGTTTGTTccatttctttcccttttttacaCTGTTGTTAAATTCCTCTGAAATGTCACTGAGAGGTGTTTCTATGTAACTGAGTTCTGCTCTTATCAGCCTTCCggtgtgttctctctgttgcACTCTTGCGTTCCACTGCCCCATAATAACTCTAATCAGCatacaggtcagaggtcaacatcaatgatttttttttcaatgttgtGTCTTTTGTCTTCTGTCTCCCAGGCACCTACTCTAATCTGTACAACCGCCCTAAGATCATAGAGGACCCACCTAAGGTAAAGAAACCGTAGCCTTGACCCTGAGCTGTGCGACTGGACACCACTAAGCATTATTATAATAACTGGCCATGCTATACATTTTGCCTGCAGAATACCTTTCACTTTCATTCTGACCTGTCTGTATTCTGATAAAAATGACTAAGAAATCGGCCTCCCTTTCCCTGacacactctcccactcacttcctgtctttctccgcTGACCATTCTCATGAAAGGTGTAAAAATCCCAAAATATGCGTACAAAaatacttactcactcactacaGGATGCGAGGATGGATAGGCTGTTGGGAGATGACGCCAATGCACCGGGGTTCTAGATTCCTGAACTGACACTGATTTTAGTGGAAGTGATTTAAGTGGAAGTGATTCAGTCGGTCAGTCAGACGTTACGGTTGATTGTGTGTCACGGAGGTAGTTCAACTGTAAGTCAACTGTGGAAGGACATCATCAGTGCCAAGAATAGAGTTATATGGTTCCCATGGGAACTTTAGGGAAGTCTATTCCAGACCGAATTTTGGGGGCAAAGGTCATGGAATGTGATGTAGAGTAGAGTGGTACCACTGGTGTTACTGTGTCTGATATTAAATACAAGATGGAATAGAAATTAACTatacaaatgtttgtttgtttgtttgtttgtttgtttgtgtgtttgtttgtttgttggtttgttgttGGTTTGCTCCAGGCCAAAGGCATCCGCGTGTCCTCCAAGACGGGCATCCCCCTGGACGTGCTGCCCAAGCGGGGGCCGACGGCGCGGCAGGTGGAGCGCATGGAGCGCATCAACGACTCGGACCTCCCGCGGGCCGCCACCCAACAGCGCCCCCGCCAGGAGAGCACGGAGGAGCGCAGGGCCCGCAAGCAGGCCatcaaggaggagaggaaggtgagcgagagagggagagagagggggggggggggggggagagggggaaagagggatgggaaggtgagcgagagggagagaggggggggggggggaagagggatGGGAaggtgagcgagagggagagagaggggggggggtgagggggaaagagggatgggaaggtgagcgagggagagagaggggggggggggaagagggatGGGAaggtgagcgagagggagagagaggggggggggtgagggggaaagagggatgggaaggtgagcgagagaggaagagagaggggggggggaaagagggatgggaaggtgagcgagagggagagagaggggggggggtgagggggaaagagggatgggaaggtgagcgagggagagagagggggggggagagagaggggggggggtgagggggaaagagggatgggaaggtgagcgagagaggaagagagaggggggggggaaagagggatgggaaggtgagcgagagggagagagaggggggggggtgagggggaaagagggatgggaaggtgagcgagggagagagaggggggggggaaagagggatgggaaggtgagcgagagggagagagaggggggggggtgagggggaaagagggatgggaaggtgagcgagggagagagaggggggggggggaaagagggatgggaaggtgagcgagagggagagagaggggggggggtgagggggaaagagggatgggaaggtgagcgagagaggaagagagagggggggggaaagagggatgggaaggtgagagagggggggggggtgagggggaaagagggatgggaaggtgagcgagggagagagagggggggggggaagagggatGGGAaggtgagcgagagggagagagaggggggggggtgagggggaaagagggatgggaaggtgagcgagagaggaagagagaggggggggggaaagagggatgggaagggggagagaggggggggggtgaggaaggtgatggaaagggggagagagggaggggagaagaaggtgaggggggggagatgggaagggggagaggggggggatgaggaaggtgatggaaagggggagagagggaggggagaagaaggtgagg from Sardina pilchardus chromosome 1, fSarPil1.1, whole genome shotgun sequence includes:
- the ltv1 gene encoding protein LTV1 homolog → MPHKKKRSFIDKKNAVSFHLVHRSQRDPLAADEKAPQHVLLPAASKVEVEKRRDEQREFGVFFDDDYNYLQHLREVAPATELVASSLPQRKPVAPHVREEDDDGEADGSDEEEEVDVQVIPAASINLPSSVFASEFEEKVGLLNKAAPISGPRLDMDPDIVAALDDDFDYDDPENMLDDDFIVKANTASGGGAKDDDDDEWEDTDDEDESGEEEEGDCDSMGGRSYDGDEEGRQEFLFMKEETRSRFTEYSLTSSVMRRNEQLTLLDDRFEKFFEQFDDDEIGALDNAELEGFINPDSVRLQEVLNDYFKQREQDCQKLDDLGPKGLEGIEEEEDEEEEQEMETIVVEPPAEKWDCESIISTYSNLYNRPKIIEDPPKAKGIRVSSKTGIPLDVLPKRGPTARQVERMERINDSDLPRAATQQRPRQESTEERRARKQAIKEERKERRTEKKANKVAFKQEKVLQEKQMVGLRANVQGLKLS